The genomic window ACTCCAGGGAGTGCGTCAGCCGGGTGCGGGGGCTCGGGTCCCAGGCCGCGCTGCGCGTCCCGGGGGTCACCACCTGGGTCTTGCCTGCGAGGCGGCGCAGCGCGGCGGAGTGCAGCACGCGGGCGCGGTCGCGCTGGAAGGCCGTGCGGCCGGGGCGTTTGTCGGGCTCGGCGGCCCAGCGCGCCGTGGCCGCGTCGTCGTAGGGGTGCTCGACGCCGTGGCGGAGGGGATCGGTGCTGCCCGTGGTGCCTTCCATGCCCCTGACGGTAACCGCAGACACCGACGGAGAGCGGCTCAGGCGGTGACCAGTAGGCGACGGTTCGCCACGGACGGCGTGGCCGCCGTCTCGTCGTAGCGCTGGAGCACGAGCCGCGCCATGGCGGGGTGCGCGCCGAGCGGGGCGGCCGCGGCCCAGGGTGCCGCGTCGGCGGCCGCCGAAGCGAACCGTCCGGGCGCCGTGAAGTACGAGGCGACGGCGATGCGGTGCCGGCCCCGGGCCGTCAGCGCACGCAGCGCCTCGGGAACGGTGGGCGAGACTCCGGAAGCGTACGCCGGGACGACGGGCACCCCGCCGAGACGCTCGCTCAGCATCGCGGCGGTGCGGCGGGCGTCGGCGGCAGACTCGGGGTCGCGCGACCCGGCCGCCGCGAGCACCACGCCCGCGCTCCGGCTGCCGTCGTCCGTGTCGCGCCATCCGGCCTCGGCGAGCCGTGCGTACAGCGCCTCGACGAGCAGCGGATGCGGACCGAGCGGCGGCGCGATCCTGGCGTGCAGCCGGGGTGCGTCGGCGACTGCGCCGGGAATGTCCTGCTTCACGTGGTAGCCGCGGCCGAGCAGCAGCGGTACGAGGACGGCCTCGCGGTCGCCGAGGGCGGCGAGGGTGGCAAGGGTATCGGGGAGCAGCGGTGCGTCGAGCTCGATGTGCCCGAGCCGGACGTCGAGGCCGGGACGGAGCTCGCGGACCCGGTCGAGCAGCCGGTTCACGGTGCGCAGGGCACGGGGGTCGCGGCTGCCGTGCGCGACGGCGACGAGAGCGGGGCCGGGGGCGACAACAGGGCCGGGGCGGGAAACAGGGCCGGGGCCGGAAACAGGACCGGGGCCGACGAGGGCGCCCGAGCCGGGTATGGCCGGGTCGGTGGTGTACGTGCGGGGTGAACTCATGGACCTGCGCACTCCGTTGAGCTGGACATGGCTGAGCTGCGCCCC from Streptomyces formicae includes these protein-coding regions:
- a CDS encoding sirohydrochlorin chelatase, whose translation is MTESAHPHESLAPNPLPLDTTSQLLTRITAQLGAQLSHVQLNGVRRSMSSPRTYTTDPAIPGSGALVGPGPVSGPGPVSRPGPVVAPGPALVAVAHGSRDPRALRTVNRLLDRVRELRPGLDVRLGHIELDAPLLPDTLATLAALGDREAVLVPLLLGRGYHVKQDIPGAVADAPRLHARIAPPLGPHPLLVEALYARLAEAGWRDTDDGSRSAGVVLAAAGSRDPESAADARRTAAMLSERLGGVPVVPAYASGVSPTVPEALRALTARGRHRIAVASYFTAPGRFASAAADAAPWAAAAPLGAHPAMARLVLQRYDETAATPSVANRRLLVTA